From the genome of Elusimicrobiota bacterium:
TTACCCTTTAACCTTTAACCTGATTTTGTCGTGTTTGACTTTATTTTCGCACTGTTTTCAAATGATATGGGTATTGACCTTGGTACCGCGACAACACTCGTATATCTCAAAGGACAGGGTATAGTTTTAACAGAGCCTTCCGTGGTTGCATATGACAAGGATACGGAAGAAATAAAAGCGATTGGTGAAGAGGCAAAAAAAATGGTTGGCAAAACACCCGCATCTATAGAAGCAATAAGGCCGCTTAGGAATGGTGTGATTGCTGATTTTGATATTACTGAAAAAATGATACGGTATTTTATCAAAAAGGTACATACCCGAAAAACATTACTGCATCCACGAATTGTTATCGGAATCCCATCAGGTATTACCGAGGTAGAACGTAGAGCGGTTCGCGAGGCTGCGGAGCAGGCAGGTGCGCGTGAGGTTCATCTTATAGAAGAGCCAATGGCTGCGGCAATCGGTGCGGGACTGCCAATCCATGAGCCAACTGGCAATATGGTTGTAGATATCGGCGGTGGAACTACTGAGTCTGCAGTGATTTCGTTAGGTGGGATGGTGGTCTCAAAATCTATACCTATTGCAGGTGATGAGATGGACGAAGCGATTGTAGCATTTTTCAAGAAGAATCATAATCTGGCAATTGGTTACAGAACTGCAGAACTGATAAAAATCCAGATTGGCTCTGTATTCCCGTTACAGAAAGAAGAGACAATGGATGTGAAAGGGCTGGATTTAACACAAGGTCTGCCGCGAACTATAAGTGTTTCTAGCAAGGATATAAGAGCCGCGCTGTTAGAGCCAACAAGGTCAATAGTTGAGATGGTAAAAAATGTGTTAGAAGAAACACCAGCCGAACTTGCTGCAGAATTGGTTGATAGAGGGATAGTTATGGCAGGTGGTGGTTCGTTAACACGTGGGATGAGTGATTTGCTTTCTAAAGAAACACATCTGCCCGTTTATCTTGCACAAGACCCGATAACCTGTGTTGTTTTAGGAACCGGTAGATACCTTGAAGAACTTGAAAATATAAAAAAAGCACGAAAACAGTTAGAATAAAAACAGTGATTAAGTGACTATGTGACTAAGTGATTAAGTAACTCTGCTAACCACTTAACCACTTAACCACTTAACCACTTTTTCACGGATGTTTAAGAAAAATCCAGTCATTTTACTTGCCTTTTATCTTATCCTCTCAATAATAATTTTAAGTTTTAACTTAAATCCTACAGTGAAGACACTGCGGGATTTTTTGTTTTATATGGTAGTTACACCGTATTCAAAAATTGATACTGCAATTGTATCGTTTGCAAATCTTGGCTCAAATATAAACGAGTTAGTTCAAGCACATCAGGAAGTGCAAAAGTTAAAAGTAAAAAATCAGCAACTCCTGCATGATTTAGCAAAATTAAAAACACTTGAGATTGAAAACCGACGGCTTTCAGAACTTCTGGGCTATAAGCGGAAAATTTATCGTCCAACAGTTATATCGCGAGTAATTACAAAACCACCACATCAGTATTTTAATTCAATTATTATTGATAAAGGCAGTGTGGACGGCTTATCTGAAAACCGGGCAGTCTACGGATTTTACAAAAACAGGTTTGGTGTTGTTGGGCAGTTGTTAAATGTTGAACAAAATCTCTCGCAGGTGTTGCTCATTACAAGCCGTATTTCTAAAATACCAGCACATATTCTGCCGGCGAATGTTGACGGGCTCGTAATAGGTTGTGAAACTGCAGAACTTGAGATGTTGTGGATTCCATCAGATGCAGAAATAAAAATAGGTGATGAGGTTGTAACCTCTACTGCTTCAGATATTTTTCCAGCCGGTATACCAATCGGTATTATTACACAAGTTACACAGACAGGTCATCTGCCATTTAAGAAAGCAAGCGTAAAACCACTGATACCAGCTACTCAACTTATGGATGTGTTTATAGAGTAAACACAGATGCACGAAGTGTCATTCCCGAATGTCTCTATCGGGAATCCATAGTCGCAGATTACGCAGATAAAACTGATTATGAAAAAATTTGTTTTTTATGTAGTATCTATAGTAATACTAATTTTTGGTGAAATTTTAGTTTCTAAATTTTCGGTTTTAGGATTACTTTTTGTTATCTTTACAGGACTTTACAGAGGTTCCGCAACAGGCTCAACAGTTGGATTTGTTATCGGGATTATAGAGGGTGTTTTTTTTACCACAAGTTTCGGTGTGCTGAGTTTTTGTTATGCAATTATCGGCTATCTGGCAGGCCGTATCCCAAAAAGGATTGATGAAAATAATACAATCGTTATAGTTGCACTTGCGTTTTTAGCCGCTATTATTTCTAAAATTATCAGTTTGGTTGTTGAGATGATATTCAGCCCTTCAATTCTCAATGTTTTTCCAGGCAGGGCGGGGTTCACGGGTACTGTTGGGACGATTGGTTTTAACTGGACTGTAATTTTTTTGGTTTTTACACCGGTTTTTTTCTGGGTTTTCAAAAAATGGTATCTGGTCTGGTTCAGAAAACTGGATGTAGAAAGATAAAAAGGCAGGTTAAGGGCAGGTTAAAGGTTAAATGGAAAAGGGAAAATTTTTTGGATTTTATTTTAATTTATACCTTTAATTTTAACCTTTAATTTATACCTTTAACCTGAAGTTACATGTGGCATGGTGAAAATTTAAGTCATTCTATAGAATCGTTTTTTGAACGGCTTAATATCTTGCAGGTTTTGATATTTTTTTTTATCGGGCTCGTTTTTTTACGGGTTGGCTTTCTGCAGATTATAGAAGGAAACAAATATCGCAAAATATCAGATGAGAATAGAATAGTAATATATTCTCAGCCCGCAACACGAGGTAAAATTTTAGACCGCAACCTTGATGTAATCGTTGATAATAAACCTGCATTCACTACACTGTTTTCCCGCCAGACACTCTCAGACGAAGAAGTTCAGAATGTGATACAAAAAGTTAGCCAGTATTTAGCATTACCTGCTGACGATATTCTTAAGAAGATAAAAACAATTCCCGGCAATTTTTCACTTATCAAAATTGTACAGAATATTCCTAAATATCAAGCATTAAAACTTGCCGAAAAAATACCGCAACTGCCCGGTATCGTTGTGATGGTAGAACCTATTCGGATTTACAGATGGGGTTCTGTTGCCTCGCATATAACTGGATATATCCAGGAGGCGACACAGGATGAATTAAATGCCTACCCGAACTTGAAACCGGGTGATTTCATCGGGAGAGATGGTGTTGAAAAACAGTATGATGAAATCATTAGAGGTAGTGATGGTGGTAGCCAGGTAGAAGTAAACGCACGCGGTATCCAGAAACGAATCCTTGAAACAGTTGAGCCGACAGATGGGAATTCAATAGTATTGACAATAGACAAAAAAGTCCAGAATGCACTCTCAAAAAATATGGACGAATTTAATGGTGTAGCGGTTGCAATTCATATCAATACAGGCGAGATTTTAGGGCTTTGCTCTTCACCCGATTACAACCCAAACCTGTTTATATCAGGTGTAAAGAGTTGGCAGTTACCGTATCTGTTGGAATCAAGAGGGGGAAGAGAGGGAAGGAGTGGAAGTGGGGGGATGGGCGGGAAACCACTATGGAATCGTGCATTACAGGGACAGTATCCACCTGGTTCCGTCTATAAAATGGTAACAGCACTTGCAGGGCTTGAAACAGGGGTGATTACTCCACAGACGATTATCAATTGTAAAGGTTTTATAGAATTAGGTAAATACAAACAAAAATTTCGTTGCTGGGCACGTGAAGGGCACGGTAATATGCGACTCACTACTGCGATTGCGGAGTCCTGTGATGTTTTCTTTTACGAAACTGCATTAAAACTGG
Proteins encoded in this window:
- a CDS encoding rod shape-determining protein, which translates into the protein MFDFIFALFSNDMGIDLGTATTLVYLKGQGIVLTEPSVVAYDKDTEEIKAIGEEAKKMVGKTPASIEAIRPLRNGVIADFDITEKMIRYFIKKVHTRKTLLHPRIVIGIPSGITEVERRAVREAAEQAGAREVHLIEEPMAAAIGAGLPIHEPTGNMVVDIGGGTTESAVISLGGMVVSKSIPIAGDEMDEAIVAFFKKNHNLAIGYRTAELIKIQIGSVFPLQKEETMDVKGLDLTQGLPRTISVSSKDIRAALLEPTRSIVEMVKNVLEETPAELAAELVDRGIVMAGGGSLTRGMSDLLSKETHLPVYLAQDPITCVVLGTGRYLEELENIKKARKQLE
- the mreC gene encoding rod shape-determining protein MreC, producing the protein MFKKNPVILLAFYLILSIIILSFNLNPTVKTLRDFLFYMVVTPYSKIDTAIVSFANLGSNINELVQAHQEVQKLKVKNQQLLHDLAKLKTLEIENRRLSELLGYKRKIYRPTVISRVITKPPHQYFNSIIIDKGSVDGLSENRAVYGFYKNRFGVVGQLLNVEQNLSQVLLITSRISKIPAHILPANVDGLVIGCETAELEMLWIPSDAEIKIGDEVVTSTASDIFPAGIPIGIITQVTQTGHLPFKKASVKPLIPATQLMDVFIE
- the mreD gene encoding rod shape-determining protein MreD, giving the protein MKKFVFYVVSIVILIFGEILVSKFSVLGLLFVIFTGLYRGSATGSTVGFVIGIIEGVFFTTSFGVLSFCYAIIGYLAGRIPKRIDENNTIVIVALAFLAAIISKIISLVVEMIFSPSILNVFPGRAGFTGTVGTIGFNWTVIFLVFTPVFFWVFKKWYLVWFRKLDVER
- the mrdA gene encoding penicillin-binding protein 2, whose amino-acid sequence is MWHGENLSHSIESFFERLNILQVLIFFFIGLVFLRVGFLQIIEGNKYRKISDENRIVIYSQPATRGKILDRNLDVIVDNKPAFTTLFSRQTLSDEEVQNVIQKVSQYLALPADDILKKIKTIPGNFSLIKIVQNIPKYQALKLAEKIPQLPGIVVMVEPIRIYRWGSVASHITGYIQEATQDELNAYPNLKPGDFIGRDGVEKQYDEIIRGSDGGSQVEVNARGIQKRILETVEPTDGNSIVLTIDKKVQNALSKNMDEFNGVAVAIHINTGEILGLCSSPDYNPNLFISGVKSWQLPYLLESRGGREGRSGSGGMGGKPLWNRALQGQYPPGSVYKMVTALAGLETGVITPQTIINCKGFIELGKYKQKFRCWAREGHGNMRLTTAIAESCDVFFYETALKLGPARLNEFAKKFGFGKKTEIDMPSEAKGLVPDRSWKKTRLHQDWYDGDTVNISVGQGYIWTTPIQIAAFIATIANEGTLFKPYILKKIIAPQGNVIFENKPQISQKLDINPVNFKLVKRGMLEAVQYGTGKNAKAVGLAVAGKTGTAQNPQGLDHAWFACFAPYQKPEIALVVMIEHGGGGGEVAAPVARKMLEEIFE